The proteins below come from a single Halobacillus salinarum genomic window:
- a CDS encoding zinc dependent phospholipase C family protein: MFNLPNVWTHCLFAEDLCRELKENHLVETSSGALNFGAQGPDPFFYHNFWPFKADQGVSEIGMKLHTEKCGPFLLDMIENGKNAKNQQQAFILGYISHHMLDRNTHPYIHYHSGYEGNKHQELEVIIDTCMLERLRGLKSWKNPVYQKLSLQDSSHSILSMLRSLILSHFPGLDSRLNGDYIKKSYQDMRLAQRILFDPVGWKNRLLGSFVSSYSHQPLKDRKDYLNDTKRTWKHSATLQESNQSFIELYEKAFSETAALWRSILNYWQTSSKVIHASITDHLGDISYDTGLPLREEKVNQFSEPIV, encoded by the coding sequence GTGTTTAACTTGCCTAATGTATGGACTCATTGTTTATTTGCAGAAGATTTATGCAGAGAACTAAAGGAGAATCATTTAGTAGAAACGAGCAGCGGAGCTTTAAACTTCGGAGCTCAAGGACCTGATCCGTTTTTTTATCATAATTTCTGGCCTTTTAAAGCTGATCAAGGGGTAAGTGAAATCGGGATGAAGCTGCATACGGAAAAGTGCGGTCCTTTTCTTCTGGATATGATTGAAAACGGGAAAAACGCTAAAAACCAGCAGCAGGCCTTTATTTTAGGTTATATCAGCCATCATATGCTTGACCGAAATACGCACCCTTATATTCATTACCATTCCGGCTATGAAGGGAACAAGCACCAGGAATTAGAAGTCATCATCGATACTTGTATGTTAGAACGACTGCGCGGATTGAAGTCATGGAAAAACCCTGTGTATCAAAAACTTTCCCTTCAGGATAGCAGTCATTCTATTTTATCCATGCTTCGAAGCTTAATTCTATCCCATTTTCCAGGATTAGACAGCCGGTTGAATGGTGATTACATAAAAAAATCCTATCAGGACATGAGGCTTGCCCAACGTATATTATTTGACCCTGTTGGCTGGAAGAACCGGCTTCTAGGATCCTTTGTCTCTTCTTATTCTCATCAGCCTTTAAAGGATAGGAAAGATTATTTAAATGACACGAAAAGGACGTGGAAGCACTCTGCTACGCTTCAAGAATCAAACCAGTCCTTTATTGAATTATATGAGAAAGCATTTTCGGAAACCGCTGCTTTGTGGAGATCCATATTAAATTATTGGCAGACCAGTTCTAAAGTCATTCATGCATCGATTACTGATCATCTGGGAGATATTTCTTATGACACTGGACTTCCTTTACGGGAAGAGAAAGTCAATCAATTTAGTGAGCCAATCGTATAA
- the fumC gene encoding class II fumarate hydratase: MEYRIEKDTLGEIKVPKDKYWAAQTQRSKENFPIGNEKMPAEIVEGFAILKKSAAQANYELGLLEKEKADAIGYAADQILSGELEEHFPLVVWQTGSGTQSNMNVNEVIAYVGNEWLKQQNSELSLHPNDDVNKSQSSNDTYPTALHVASVRKLEDVLMPSLTQLKDTLKEKMEAFQDIVKIGRTHLQDATPLTLGQEISGWHRMLEKTESMLLDSLRYVKELAIGGTAVGTGLNAHIDFSEQVVANINKETGKNFISAPNKFHALTSHDELVHAHGALKALAADVMKIANDVRWLASGPRCGIGEITIPANEPGSSIMPGKVNPTQSEAVTMVSAQVMGNDATIGFAASQGNFELNVFKPVIAYNFLQSAQLLADSMVSFDERCVRGLEPNHEQIEKYLRDSLMLVTALNPHIGYENAAKIAKTAFEKDQTLKETAVELGILTEAQFEEFVDPKQMTKPTSK; this comes from the coding sequence ATGGAGTACCGTATCGAAAAAGACACACTCGGGGAAATAAAAGTACCTAAAGACAAATATTGGGCTGCACAAACACAACGAAGTAAAGAAAACTTCCCAATTGGAAATGAAAAAATGCCGGCAGAGATCGTTGAAGGCTTTGCCATATTGAAAAAAAGTGCCGCACAGGCTAATTACGAATTAGGACTGCTTGAAAAAGAAAAAGCAGATGCGATTGGATATGCTGCAGATCAAATTTTATCCGGCGAATTAGAAGAGCACTTCCCGTTAGTGGTTTGGCAGACAGGTAGCGGAACTCAGTCAAACATGAATGTAAATGAAGTGATTGCTTATGTCGGAAATGAGTGGCTGAAGCAGCAAAACAGCGAGCTGAGCCTGCATCCGAATGACGATGTCAATAAATCACAAAGTTCAAATGATACTTATCCTACAGCACTTCACGTTGCTTCTGTCCGGAAGCTTGAAGATGTGCTCATGCCTTCTTTAACTCAGTTGAAAGATACGCTTAAAGAAAAAATGGAAGCGTTTCAGGATATTGTTAAAATTGGACGGACGCATTTGCAGGATGCCACTCCATTGACACTAGGACAGGAAATCAGCGGCTGGCACCGCATGCTTGAAAAAACCGAAAGCATGCTGCTCGACAGTTTACGCTATGTTAAGGAGCTTGCCATCGGAGGAACAGCTGTTGGGACCGGACTTAATGCTCATATTGACTTTTCAGAACAAGTGGTGGCTAACATCAATAAAGAGACCGGGAAGAATTTTATTTCCGCACCGAATAAATTCCATGCCTTGACTTCTCATGACGAGCTCGTTCATGCTCATGGTGCACTGAAAGCTCTTGCTGCAGACGTGATGAAGATTGCTAACGATGTGCGCTGGCTTGCAAGTGGACCGCGCTGCGGAATTGGTGAAATTACTATTCCTGCAAATGAACCTGGTAGTTCAATTATGCCGGGTAAAGTAAATCCCACTCAAAGTGAAGCTGTAACCATGGTTTCAGCCCAAGTGATGGGAAATGATGCTACGATTGGTTTTGCCGCCAGCCAGGGAAACTTTGAACTCAACGTATTCAAGCCTGTGATTGCTTACAACTTTTTACAGTCAGCCCAGCTGCTTGCGGACAGCATGGTTTCTTTTGATGAACGCTGTGTCAGAGGATTGGAACCAAATCATGAACAAATCGAAAAATATTTACGAGATTCCTTAATGCTGGTGACAGCCTTAAATCCTCATATCGGTTATGAAAATGCAGCAAAAATTGCCAAAACGGCTTTCGAAAAAGATCAAACTCTTAAAGAAACTGCCGTAGAACTTGGAATTTTAACGGAAGCACAGTTTGAAGAATTTGTAGATCCTAAACAAATGACAAAGCCTACATCCAAATAA